The nucleotide window AGTTGAGCGAAGAGGCCGCGGGATCCTGCGTGGCCCCGCGCACCGGAAGGGCAGGGAGGACCGCCAGGGCCACACAGGCGATCAGCCACAGTGGACGTTGACCAAACCGGAGAATCATTGCGGAGAGGACGCCTTCGCGGCGGCGCCCGCTAACACAACACCGCGCGGGCCGCGGGGTTGCGCGACCGCTCTTGGTTTGCGGCGAGGAATCATTCATTAAACCGGCGCAGGCTAGGGCGAGGGACGGAGAGTGACAATGCAGGGCCCGCGAAAATCTGAGCCGTTCTATCCAATCGCCGGGACGGACCGCGTGTCGCGGTCCCCGATCAGGTCCGCGCCTGCAATGGGTGGGGTTGCCGCACGGTGACGTGGGACCTCGTGGTCCCGGATCTGAATGGGGCTGTCGGCACGCCAGCCCTCCCGGTCGGGAGGGACCACGTTCCACCGGCGGCCCGGACCGCTTCCGTCGCGATTGTGGACGAGTGCCGGGGAACGCGTGACGCTTCATCACCCGGGCGCTTCCCCCGATCCCCGCAATGACTCCACGCACCCGGCGGAGCAAATATCGGACGTGCGGAGCCCATCCCTACCGCGGGATCCCGCTCCCGGGAACGGAGCGGACGCCGCCGCCGTTTCCAGTAATGCATCGGCGATGAGACCGACCCATCCCTGCATGTCCCTAAAATCTGTCCTGCGTCCCACCCCTGCCGATCCCTGCCCGTCACCTGCGGCAAAGCCGCCCAGGGCGGTTCGCTGGCATGGCCGGCAACCGTATTCTGGAATGCTCCTGACCATCCTCTGCCTGGCTGCCGGGCCCTCGCGGGCGGCGTCTCCGGAGGACTTCGCCGTTCCCTCCGTGCCGGCGGGAAGCACGTTCCAATTGGCCGCCGCCCGGGGCTCGTACGTGGCACTCCATTTCCTCCTCAAGACGGAGTGTCCGATCTGCCTGAGACACGTGCGCGAATTTTCCCGCCGTTCCGGAGAGCTGGAGGGAGTCGTTCAGGTCTTTCTCAAGCCGGACAGCGTCGAGGATATCGAACGTTGGATGAACAGCCTTGGCGACGGTGTTCCGTCGGCCCCGATCATTTATCGCGATGCCGGGGCGGCCCTCGCCCGGGCCTACGGGATTCCGGACGGCTACCGGTTCCACGGCGAAATCGTTCACTATCCCGCCCTCATCCTGCTCGATCCCGACGGGAAGGAGATTTTTCGTCACGTCGGCAGGAACAACACGGACCGCGTGAGCTTTGGTCAACTGGCCGAACAGGTGGCTGCGGCGAAGGCGCGCAACGCGGCGACGCCCTCCCCCGCTCCGGCTCCGGCTCCCTGAAGGCGCCTCCCTTGTGGGTGGCCTTTACCATGCCGATGCCGGGATTTGCCGGAGCGGTCGCTGCACCGGTCGCCAGCGTGGTCCCGCATCGCAAGCCCCCGAAGCGGGGTTGCGGTTACGAACGTTCCTCAAGCCACGCCATCTGGATGTTCTCGAGGATTTTCTCGTTGGATGCCCCCGGGGCATCCGAGAAGTCCTCCAGTTCGCAGACCATCGCGTGCAACTTTGGAAAGCTCAGCTTGAGCGGATCTTGATCCGGAAACTTGTCCATCAATGCCCACGCGATTTCATCGGAGTCCTTCCAGGTCAGCTTCATGACCATGGACTCCTCGCGTGCGATGCCCCGGGCGTCAAGCGACCCGGGCAGGGCGCGGCTTCGGCAGGTTGACGGGGGCGTCGCGAGTCAGATGAACTCATTGAAAATCGCCTCCAGGAGTTCCTGCCGTCCGCTTTCGAGGTCGCGCACGTCGCCGAGGGCCAGGGCGTGCCGCTCGCAGTCGGCGAAGGTCGCCTTGCCTGCCTCGATCTTTGCGCCGATGCCGCTGTCCCAGCTGCGGTACCGATTTCGGACAAATGCGTCCAGACGTCCGTCGGCGCGCACCCGGGCCGCGATCTTGAGGCCGCGGGCAAAGGTGTCCATGCCGGCGATGTGCGCATAGAAGAGGTCCTCGGACGTGAAGCTCTCGCGGCGCACCTTGGCGTCGAAATTCACCCCACCGTGCGTGAACCCGCCGTACTTCAGCACGGTGAGCATGGTTTTCGCCGTCAGGTACAGATCGGTCGGGAACTGGTCGGTGTCCCATCCGAGGAAGTAGTCGCCCATGTTGGCATCAATGGATCCCAGGGCACCGGCCGCCCCGGCGACCTCCAGTTCATGCTCCATGGTGTGGCCGGCGAGCCAGGCGTGATTGACCTCGATGTTCAGCTGGAAGTGCTCCAGCAGTCCGTATTCGCGCAGGAAGTTCAGGCAGGCGGCGGCGTCGG belongs to Verrucomicrobiia bacterium and includes:
- a CDS encoding redoxin domain-containing protein, coding for MLLTILCLAAGPSRAASPEDFAVPSVPAGSTFQLAAARGSYVALHFLLKTECPICLRHVREFSRRSGELEGVVQVFLKPDSVEDIERWMNSLGDGVPSAPIIYRDAGAALARAYGIPDGYRFHGEIVHYPALILLDPDGKEIFRHVGRNNTDRVSFGQLAEQVAAAKARNAATPSPAPAPAP
- the iscX gene encoding Fe-S cluster assembly protein IscX translates to MKLTWKDSDEIAWALMDKFPDQDPLKLSFPKLHAMVCELEDFSDAPGASNEKILENIQMAWLEERS